In bacterium, the DNA window CCAGGATCCGGGTTTCGAGATTGCCAATCTGGGAATGGATCGCGCCGATTTCGACCGAATAACGCTCCGGCGACATGGCCGCGAGAGTGTTAATCTTTCCCTGAAGAGCCTCGAGCGCGGATCTGATTTCGGATTTTTCCGACGCCGGCAGCTGAGAGCCGGCCAAGGCCTCGAGCAATTGCCCAACCTTGGCGTGAAGGCCTGACGAGCCATCGGAAGGGGTGTCGCTTCCGATGAAGACGTCCTCGGAAATCCCGAGCTCCCCTTCCCATTCATATTCCTCAAAGCCTTCGACTCCAAGACCGGAGTCGGCATCGATCGAGAAGCCTGCCTCGTAATCGCTGAACGTTTGCGGAGTTTCTTGGATATAAGAATTAGTGTAAAAAGTCATGAGCCCTCCTCCTCTCAACCCTCTCGTATTATCGAGATCGGAGTCGGCAGGGTTGCCTTCGCCCATGCCAAATCAAACATCTCCTGAAAAATCACCCAAAATGGTGATTTCTAGTCGACGCGGTTTCTACGGAGCCCCTTTCGAAAACAATCGATGTTTTTGCCGCACTCCAGCAAGAGTCGCCGCCGTGATTCCCGACTTGCCCAAGCGACATGAGGCGTGAGCAGGACCTTGTCGCGCAAGTCTTTCGCGAGCAAGGGATGATGCCTGGATGGCGGCTCTTCGGAAAGGACGTCGGCGCCGTAGCCGGCCAAGCGGCCGGCCCGCAAAGCCTTGGCCACCGCGGATTCTACGACCAGCGGGCCCCGAGCGAGGTTGAGGAGAGACGCGGTGGGCTTCATCCACGAGAGCTTTTCGGCGTCGATCAAGCCTCGGGTCGCCTCGGTCAAAGGACAATGCAGCGTCACGTAGTCGCTTTGCGCCAAGACCTTCTTCAAGGGCTCGCGCTTTTCGCTCTTGCGATAGCTTCGCCCCGGCAGCTTGGCGAGACGGACCTTCATCCCCAAGGCCTTGGCCAAGGCCGCGACCCGCCGGCCGATGTCGCCGTAGCCGAGGATGCCGAGAGTCTTTCCGGCCAAATCGGAAA includes these proteins:
- a CDS encoding D-2-hydroxyacid dehydrogenase; this translates as MLKPKPLIVFLDAPTVDLGDVDLSALRRLGNFLALDKKAGEALPMEAQRAEVLISNKYPLGPAEMSRLPALKLIAVAATGTNNVDLVEAKRQGIAVCNVPGYSTATVVEHTILFLLSFAHRWVEHVEAVRAGDWSRSPHFALLDFPFSDLAGKTLGILGYGDIGRRVAALAKALGMKVRLAKLPGRSYRKSEKREPLKKVLAQSDYVTLHCPLTEATRGLIDAEKLSWMKPTASLLNLARGPLVVESAVAKALRAGRLAGYGADVLSEEPPSRHHPLLAKDLRDKVLLTPHVAWASRESRRRLLLECGKNIDCFRKGLRRNRVD